The Methyloceanibacter sp. wino2 nucleotide sequence TCAGTATCGTACTGCTGGCGGCATTTCTCGGAATGGTCGTCGAGGGGCTTGTGGTCGACACGGACCATTGGCGGCACTTCTACCTGATCATGGCGCTGATCTGGGGCATGGCCTTGGCGCCCTCCTCACAGCGCAGAACCGCGCCCTAGGGCTGGGTGGCGCCTGGCAGGCTTCTGCTGATGCACTTGGAATACCGGACAAAAGAAAGCCCCGGACGGGGGGCTGCCGGGGCTTTCAAAATGGTTCCTATTTGGGGGGGAACCTGGACGGAGGAGGGAAACTCCGCCACTAGCACGGATAATAGCACCGGCCCGGACCCCAAGAAAATGACAAAATTGTGTTCCGAACACCAGGGCTGTGGACCGCCCAACCGTCACCCATCTGCAACAGGTTGGGGACTTTCTCATCAATGAGTCCGACTGCCCGATATTCGCCCAGATTGGGACAGTAAGATTGCTTCCAACGCGCGTTGACGCGGGGGCACGAGGGAAACGGAGGGAGCCTTGCCATCTGGCAGGGCTTCTTCTGGTTTGAGCCCCGGCTCCGCCTCTCCACAAAGCAATCATCACATCGAAACAACGACGTCTTTGGCCGGCCGAGCAGCCGCGCGCTGTGTATTCCGCGCCGACAGTCTGGCGCGGCGCAGGTAATGTCATTTGGCTTTGTGGGAGAAGAGTGGTCGGAGCGGGGAGATTTGAACTCCCGACCCCCGGTCCCCCAGACCGGTGCGCTAACCGGGCTGCGCTACGCTCCGACATTCCGGTATTGGGCGACCTGCATATACCGGTTCGCGCCATAGAGACAAGCCAAAGCAGCCTGCCCGCTGGAATTCTTTGCCCTCAGTCCTGGTCTTCAGTCCTGCCGGTCGGCATTTGCGAGAATCTGACGGCAGCTCTCGAGCTCGTCGATCAGCGCGGCAAAATCGTCCTCGTCCGAGCCAAAGCCTTGCGAGATCGAACTGCGGACTACCTCTGCGGCCACGTCGGGAATATCCGGCGCCATCGTTTCGTCGTCGGTACCGCCCGCTTCGCTAAGTCCCTGATACTCCATCACGTAGCGTGGGCCCTGCTCGCGCAGGATCTTCTGCACGCCGCGAATGGTGTAACCGTCGCTGTAGAGCAGGAGCCGAATACCCTTGAGTAGCGCCACGTCCTCCGGACGGTAGTAGCGGCGGCCGCCGCCCCGCTTCATGGGCTTAAGTTGGCTGAACTTGGCTTCCCAGAACCGCAAGACGTGTTTGGGGACGTCCAATTCATCCGCGACTTCGCTAATCGTGCGAAAGGCCTCGGGTGCCTTGTCCAAAGCACTCCTCCCGGCGGATCGATGGCGCTCGTCTCGGGAACCCCCTAGTCTTGGGAGTTGCCCCCGGACAACGACTCGTTGATCCGCTGCTTCATGATGTTGCTGGCCCGGAAGACTAGCACGCGCCGCGGCGTAATGGGCACTTCCTGGCCCGTCTTCGGGTTCCGGCCGATCCGCTCGCCTTTTTCGCGGATTCCGAACGACCCGAAGGACGACAATTTGACTTGGTCCCCGTTCTCCAAGCTCGACACGATCTCGCGGAGCACCAGCTCCACGATTTCCGCCGACTCATTTCGCGGTAGCCCAACTTTTTTGAACACGGCTTCCGCAAGGTCAGCTCGTGTTAGTGTCTTCCCGCCCATCGTCGTACTGCTCCCCCAAAGTCGCGGGACGAGCAGGGATGCTAGCCGAGCGGGCAAGCATGGGTCAATTGCCCGTCGTATCAAATTCCTGATTTTGCGTCATAATCTCGACAGGTGTGGCTTTCGCAGCACTTACCAGCGGATCAGTAGCGCGCCCCATGTGAAGCCGCCGCCCATCGCTTCCAACAGAACGAGGTCACCTTCCTTGATGCGGCCGTCCGAGCAGGCCGTCATGAGCGCAAGAGGAATCGAAGCCGCTGATGTATTCGCGTGCTTGTCGACGGTCATGACAAGCCGTTCGCGCTCCAGACCAAGTCTTCGGGCCGCCCCGTCCAAGATGCGTTTGTTTGCTTGGTGCGGGACGAACCAGTCGATGTCGGCCGGGGTCAGATCCGCTTTTTGCAATGTTTCCAGTATTACGTCGCTAATCTTGGTAACGGCGTGCCGGAACACCTCCGGTCCGTCCATGCGGAGATGACCAACCGTTCCGGTTGAGGACGGTCCGCCATCCACGTAGAGCTTGTCGCGATACCGGCCGTCCGACCGCAAGGTCGTCGCCAGCACCCCTCTTTCGAGAGGCGCGCCATTCGGCTTCTGCGCTTCGATCACGAGCGCGCCCGCTCCATCGCCGAACAGGACGCATGTGGACCGGTCCTCCCAATCGAGGATCCGCGAAAAGGCTTCGGCGCCGACCACGAGGGCGCGCTTGAATTGGCCGCTCTTCAGGTAATTGTCGGCTGTGGCGAGCGCAAAAACGAAGCCCGAGCAAACTGCCTGCACGTCGAAGGCGGCGCCTTCCGTAATCCCG carries:
- a CDS encoding beta-ketoacyl-ACP synthase III — its product is MSNLRSVVKGVGGYLPDRIVTNEDLTATVDTSDEWIVARTGIRERRIVADGELTSHMAIEAAKRALDHAKVDAEDIDLIVLATSTPDQTFPATAVTIQAELGITEGAAFDVQAVCSGFVFALATADNYLKSGQFKRALVVGAEAFSRILDWEDRSTCVLFGDGAGALVIEAQKPNGAPLERGVLATTLRSDGRYRDKLYVDGGPSSTGTVGHLRMDGPEVFRHAVTKISDVILETLQKADLTPADIDWFVPHQANKRILDGAARRLGLERERLVMTVDKHANTSAASIPLALMTACSDGRIKEGDLVLLEAMGGGFTWGALLIRW
- a CDS encoding MerR family transcriptional regulator, which encodes MDKAPEAFRTISEVADELDVPKHVLRFWEAKFSQLKPMKRGGGRRYYRPEDVALLKGIRLLLYSDGYTIRGVQKILREQGPRYVMEYQGLSEAGGTDDETMAPDIPDVAAEVVRSSISQGFGSDEDDFAALIDELESCRQILANADRQD
- a CDS encoding integration host factor subunit alpha is translated as MGGKTLTRADLAEAVFKKVGLPRNESAEIVELVLREIVSSLENGDQVKLSSFGSFGIREKGERIGRNPKTGQEVPITPRRVLVFRASNIMKQRINESLSGGNSQD